The genomic DNA AAAGGCAATGGTCTCGATGAAAGACCATTGCCTTTATTATATGAATTAAGAAGACATTACTTTTTTAATGATCGACGAATACGATTCATCCAATTCGCACGGCGTTTAGATACGACTGGCATACCTGAAGGTTGTGCTGAATTTCTCTTTAGTTCTTGGCCATACTTAATTGCCTCTTGCATTAAATAAACTTGTGAATTTAATGGTGACAAGTTGTTTTGAACATAGTGGTAATGACCGTGTTCATCTTGATAACGTCCTTTTTGGTTGTCAGATAATTGTAAGTTCATAAAGTCAACTAAACGTTTACCAATGTCTTTATCTTCAACAGGGAATAAGATTTCTACACGTTTAATCATATTACGAGTCATTACGTCTGCGGATGATAAGTAAATACGTTCATCACCATTATTATGGAAGTAATAAATACGAGAGTGTTCTAATAAACGTCCTACAATACTTACGACTTCAATATTCTCACTTATACCTGGAATACCAGGTTTCAAGCAACAAATACCACGAATAATTAATTGGATTTTCACACCGACTTGTGATGCTTCAAAAAGCTTTTCAATGATGGCTTTATCAGTAAGTGAGTTCATCTTCATCATAATCTTACCGTTACCATGTTGAAGATGACTACTGATTTCTTTATCGATACGGTCAATGAACACGTCGCGAATATCAAAAGGTGCCACAATAAGTTTATTGTATTCTGGTTTCACAGAATAACCGCTTAAGTAATTGAAGAAGTTAATCGCATCTTCTGCAATTTGTTTATTCGTAGTGATAATACCCATGTCTGTATATAATTTAGCCGTTTTATCGTTATAGTTACCTGTACCTAGGTGGACAAATGATGTAAGTTCGCCACCTATTCGCTTAACGACTAAGGCGATTTTACTGTGTGTTTTTAAATGCGTCATACCATAAATTACATGGCATCCTGCGTCTTCTAACATACGTGCCCAGTGGACATTATTTTCTTCATCGAAACGTGCTTTTAATTCCACAAGCACCGTTACTTGTTTACCTTTTTCAGCAGCTTCTTTCAAGCTGTTAATGATTGGTGAATCCTTACTTACACGATAAAGCGTTTGTTTAATCGCGATTGTATTAGGATCATCTGCCGCTTCACGAATAAAATCGACGATAGGTTCAAATGATTCGTAAGGGTGGTGGTAGAATATATCACGTTTCAATGCGAGCTCATACACATTATTATTGCCTAAAGAACGTGGGATTTGAGGTGAATATTTCTCGTAAGTTAAATAATTTAATTTATGAGACAAGTGATCCACTAAGCCGAAAATAAATGTTAAATCTAAAGGACCATTTAAGAAATACACATCTTGTTTGTCAACTTCTAGTGTTTCTATAAGCCAATCTAAATCATCCGGATTCGCTGTACGGCCATCTACTTCTAAACGTACTGCAGAACCACTCTTACGTTCTTTAAGGAAACGTTCAATTTCGATTAATAAATCTTCCGCGCCGTCTTCGTGTATGGTTAAATCAGCATTTCTTGTGATTCTGAATGTAAAAGTGTTTAAAACTTCATATCCAGTAAATAAATAATTGATGAAGTACGTAATGACGTCTTCAATCATTACGACATACTGTTTAGATCCTTCATTATACGTAAGGAATCTAGGAATAAGCGATGGGATTTGAACTATGGCGGAATTTATCGCGTCTTCCGTATCAATGTCAACGAAGATATTTAAACTTTTATTATTTAGTTTAGGGAATGGGTGATACGCATCAATACCTAATGGTGTTAGTGTTGGTAAGATGGTTAATTTAAAATCTCGTTCTAATTTTTCTAATAGAGACTGAGATAAATTATCAGGTTCACACATTACGATGTCGTAATCTTGGAGTTCAGTCATTAATTCGTTATAACGTTCGTATTGTTTATCAACATATGTTTTAGCTTTTTCTTGAATGGCGTCAACTTGTTCTTGTGGCGTCATTTGTGCTTTGTTTTCAGGTTTGTCATACCCCATTTTAACTTGGTCTTTTAAACCGGCAACACGCACCATGAAGAATTCATCTAAATTTGAGCTAAATATAGACACAAAATTTAATTTTTCTAGTAGCGGATTATTTTTATCATAGGCTTCTTGAAGTACGCGATAGTTGAAATCTAACCAACTTAGTTCGCGGTTGTTGTAATACTGTGGCAAGCTAATATCATTTTCTCCCAATTGAGTTTGCATTCCAAATACACCTCGTCATTTCCTCAAATATACTTCGTTTATTCAATTGAATAAGTAAAAGACATAACTATCTAACTTTAAGATATCATACTTATTTTAAGATTTTGTAAAGATGATGGAAACTTTCCCTTTAAGTATCTTTTCGATATGTTTTTTTTGTCTAACAGCCTGATATTCTTCAGCGATGGGTTCTCCTCCTGCATAAAATACAGTTAATTCATAATCTTCATCGCCTTTTTTCTTTTTCTTCAATTTGACATCTTTTACGAAGTCAGTATGTGAAATATTTAAGGCATTGATGAATTTAATGATGCCCCCAAGCATTTGAATCATATCCATTTCTTTATCGCTAAACCACTCTATTTCTTTGCAGTAGAATTTGAGCAATGATTTATTTTTAAAGCTAGCGAGTAGTGCTAATTTAACGCGATCTTTGTGCGTATAACCATTAATCATTGAATTGGCAATAATGTAGAACGTATGTGGTGAGCTAGAATCTGAATCGATAAAGCTACCTAAATAGTAAATGTACGCGCCTTCTTCAAATAGACGTTGGTCGTTATCGCTAATTTCTAAATCTGTATTGTCGATAAGTTGTGATAATAAAGATTTAGCTAATTTTAGACGTGCTTGAGAACTAACATCTTCAATTTTGTATTCACGGGCTAAGAAATGTATAGCTTCCTTACGGATATTATTTTCATCATAGACCTCAGGATTACGTTCGCGTACTTGTTTAATAATGTAGCCTTCACGTAACCCATTTCTTGAAAATGTAAATTGTTTGGCGTCTACTTTTTTATATAAAGCTTTAAAAACAGAAACAGATGGTAGGATAATGTCGACACGGTCACGACTTAAGCCATCAAGATTGGTTAAATCATCACGAGAACTCTTACGAATAATGTCGAAGACCTCATCGATATCTTTATTCGTCATCGTATAATTGTGGACGCCACCGATAGGATACGCATGTTCAGCTTGATGTATACGTGCTACGTTACGTGCAGATCCACCCACGCCAACAAGTGCGACTTCTTGATTTTTAAGCCAATCTAATGAATCAAATTGTTGTGATAGGAATTTCTCCATATCTTTAATCGCACTTTTATCATTATGATCTTTACCTTCGAAGAATTTACGTTTTAACGTTACAACACCGAATGGAAAACTATGAGATTCGAATAACTCTTTATCTTTAAATAAAGTGACTTCGGTAGAACCACCACCAATATCGACAGATACACCGTTCTCGATTTCAGTCGTATGTGTGATCGCATAGTAACCATAATAGGCTTCATCTTCTTCTGGAACAATTTCGATATCAATGCCTACATCTTTTTTAACTTCTTTAACGATTTCGTCATTATTTTTAGACTGACGAATTGCGGCAGTCGCAATCGGATGTAATTCAGTCACATTGAATTTGTCTGCAACTGATTTAAAGCTATGTAGCGCATCGATTAGAACTTTAATACCTTCTTTACTCATTTTATTTTCTTTAGTGAGATATTGGCTGAGTCGGGCAGGTGTTTTAATGTTGAGCAGTTCATTAATACCTGTCGCTTTATCAAATTTGAAAATAACTAACCTGATGGTATTTGATCCAATATCTATTAAACCTATGCGTTCTTCCATCGTGTCCTCCTAAATGACTAGAATATATGTTGATTTAAATACTTATCTATACTTATATTTTACCGTAATATTGCGTATTGAAAAAGGGAATAAGAGGCGAAATCTTAGTTTATATATATGAAAAAACTCAAGTAAAAATTCAATTTTAATAAAATGAATTTTCACTTGAGTGTATGAATGTCATGATCGTTATTTAGGTATTTTGACAGGGCCACCTGGTCCCATTGGAATGCCAATTAAGTACCAAATAATAACAAATATTGTCCAAGCGATACTCAATGCTATCGTATATGGCATCAGGCTTGAAAGTAGTGAGCCAAGTTTCATATTTTTATCATACTTTTGCGCATAAGAAAGCAATAATGGCATGTAAGGCATCATCGGTGTAATTGGATTCGTAACCGAGTCACCTACACGATAAATCATTTGTGTGAAAGCAGGATGGAAACCGACTAGAATCATCATCGGTACAAAGATGGGTGCGAGAATACCCCATTTAGCTGAAGCACTTCCGATTAACATATTAATTAAACTACTTAACACAATAATACCGATAATCAAAACAATACCATTTTGATGTTGTAATAGCTTCGCACCATAGACGGCTACGATAATTCCTAAATTACTCCATTGTAAAAACGCAAGTAATTGTGCTGCAAAGAAAACAATTAAAATAAATGAGCCCATTGAACCTAATGACTCTGAAATCATAGTACCTAAATCTTTTGTACTTTTAATTTGTTTACTCATGACACCGTAAATAACGCCAGGAATTAAGAAAAGTACTAGGATAACAAGACCAACGCCATTGATTAATGGTGAGTCATCGATTAAGCTACCTGTCTTTGCATTACGAAGCCAACTTGATTCCGGAATACAACAGATAATGAGCGCGATAATTAAGACGATAAATGAGATGTTTGCCCATAAAAGTGCTTTCTTCTCTACAGGTGTTACTTTAGATGATGTTTCTTCGCTTTCGTCTATCGTAGATTGACTTTCGTCGTATTTTCCTAAATGTGGAATAACAATTTTCGTTGTTACAAAGTAAATGACTGGTAGCACTAGGAATACACTGGCTGCGATAAAGTACCAGTTCATTGCAACATTGATTTTTATGTGGTCTGAAACAATTTTTGTTGCAGGTTCTGTAAAGGCATAAACCAGGGCATCTTGCATACCAATTAATAGGTTTGCACCAAATCCTCCAACGGCTGCTGCATATGCCATTGTTAAACCTGCGATAGGGTGATAACCAATTTTAATAAATAACATTGCAGCAAGTGGTGGTAAGATGACGGTTGCTGCATCACCTGCTAAACTACCTAGAATTCCAATTAAGATTATCGTAGGTAAGATCAGTTTATTTGAAGCCTTATTTACAACAGAAATCATTAATTTGTCAAAGTAACCTGTCTTTTCAGCAGCCCCAACACCAATCATCACGGCTAATACTAAACCGAGTGCTGGGAATTCTGAGAAATTTTTAATTGCATCATTCATAATCATCGCAATGCCGTTTGTACTAATAATACTTTTGGCATGAATGATTTTTCCGCTCCCGGGATGTTTAACTGAAATATTAAATAAAGACACGATCCATGTGATAACAGCTAAACCGACACACATGAGAAAGAATAAAACTGCTGGATCTGGTAATTTATTACCAATTTTTTCAACGCCATTTAAAAACTTAGTCAGTAAAGATGGTTTATCTTTTGTATTTGTGGTCATAAAAATGGCCCCCTTTGTGAGATAACGTAAAGTATAACAAACTAATTTTTAAAATATAGCAATATTCAGAAATTTATATATAAGATTTATTTATTACAAGTATAAGAATAATTAAATTAAGCGTTCATTCAAAAGAATATTAAAAATTTGTTTGATTAAGCGCTATCATTTTCAGAATAGGGTTTGAGCGCATTTGAAAAGTGGAACATAAGAACTGTATACAAAATCTAAGTTTCTTAAATAGATTGGAAATTGGGAGTGAATATATCTATGAAACGATTAGAAAATAAAATTGCAGTTATTACAGGTGCAAGCACAGGCATTGGTCAAGCATCCGCTAAGGCTTTAGCCAACGAAGGTGCGCATGTACTTGCTTTAGACATTTCAGATGAATTAGAAAAAACAGTTGAAGCGATTAATAACAGTGGAGGTAAAGCAACTGCCTATAAAGTGGATATCTCAGATGATCAACAAGTTCAAGACTTTGCAGAAAAAGCTAAAGCGGAATATGGGCATATTGATGTTATCTTTAATAATGCTGGTGTTGATAATGGCGCAGGACGTATTCATGAATATCCTGTGGAAGTGTTCGACAAAATCATGGCCGTGGATATGAGAGGGACTTTCTTAGTAACCAAATTCTTGCTACCACTCATGATGGATCAAGGTGGTTCAATTATTAATACGGCATCTTTCTCAGGACAAGCTGCTGACTTATATCGTTCTGGTTACAACGCAGCTAAAGGTGCGGTCATTAACTTTACGAAATCGATCGCCATTGAATATGGTCGTGAAAATATCCGTGCTAACGCGATTGCACCAGGTACCATTGAAACACCATTAGTTGATAATTTAGCGGGTACGTCTGAAGATGAAGCGGGTAAAACATTCCGTGATAATCAAAAATGGGTAACACCATTAGGTCGATTAGGCAAGCCTGAAGAGGTAGGTAAACTTGTCGCATTCCTAGCGTCAGATGATAGTTCATTTATTACTGGTGAAACTGTGCGAATTGACGGCGGTGTCATGGCATACACTTGGCCAGGCGAAATGTTAAGTGATGATAGTTGGAAACATTCAGTAGAGTAAAAGTGACACGTGATATTTAGCAAACGTAAAGACAATTAAATTTAATATACGATAATAAAAACCCCGGTCTAATACCATAGACTGGGGTTTATTGACGTCAAATGACGTTAATCTTTGTTGGATTAAGCATATTACACGCGAGTGTAATAATGCGTAATTTTCATGATATATCTCTAATTATCAACTTCATCATATTTTAATGAGTAAGTTACCATTTGATTCTATTATAAGCATCATCGTTAAGTGAACGGACAATTTCAGTTACAAGACGAACTGAATTTTCATAATCATCTG from Staphylococcus taiwanensis includes the following:
- a CDS encoding RNA degradosome polyphosphate kinase, which produces MQTQLGENDISLPQYYNNRELSWLDFNYRVLQEAYDKNNPLLEKLNFVSIFSSNLDEFFMVRVAGLKDQVKMGYDKPENKAQMTPQEQVDAIQEKAKTYVDKQYERYNELMTELQDYDIVMCEPDNLSQSLLEKLERDFKLTILPTLTPLGIDAYHPFPKLNNKSLNIFVDIDTEDAINSAIVQIPSLIPRFLTYNEGSKQYVVMIEDVITYFINYLFTGYEVLNTFTFRITRNADLTIHEDGAEDLLIEIERFLKERKSGSAVRLEVDGRTANPDDLDWLIETLEVDKQDVYFLNGPLDLTFIFGLVDHLSHKLNYLTYEKYSPQIPRSLGNNNVYELALKRDIFYHHPYESFEPIVDFIREAADDPNTIAIKQTLYRVSKDSPIINSLKEAAEKGKQVTVLVELKARFDEENNVHWARMLEDAGCHVIYGMTHLKTHSKIALVVKRIGGELTSFVHLGTGNYNDKTAKLYTDMGIITTNKQIAEDAINFFNYLSGYSVKPEYNKLIVAPFDIRDVFIDRIDKEISSHLQHGNGKIMMKMNSLTDKAIIEKLFEASQVGVKIQLIIRGICCLKPGIPGISENIEVVSIVGRLLEHSRIYYFHNNGDERIYLSSADVMTRNMIKRVEILFPVEDKDIGKRLVDFMNLQLSDNQKGRYQDEHGHYHYVQNNLSPLNSQVYLMQEAIKYGQELKRNSAQPSGMPVVSKRRANWMNRIRRSLKK
- the ppx gene encoding exopolyphosphatase, with translation MEERIGLIDIGSNTIRLVIFKFDKATGINELLNIKTPARLSQYLTKENKMSKEGIKVLIDALHSFKSVADKFNVTELHPIATAAIRQSKNNDEIVKEVKKDVGIDIEIVPEEDEAYYGYYAITHTTEIENGVSVDIGGGSTEVTLFKDKELFESHSFPFGVVTLKRKFFEGKDHNDKSAIKDMEKFLSQQFDSLDWLKNQEVALVGVGGSARNVARIHQAEHAYPIGGVHNYTMTNKDIDEVFDIIRKSSRDDLTNLDGLSRDRVDIILPSVSVFKALYKKVDAKQFTFSRNGLREGYIIKQVRERNPEVYDENNIRKEAIHFLAREYKIEDVSSQARLKLAKSLLSQLIDNTDLEISDNDQRLFEEGAYIYYLGSFIDSDSSSPHTFYIIANSMINGYTHKDRVKLALLASFKNKSLLKFYCKEIEWFSDKEMDMIQMLGGIIKFINALNISHTDFVKDVKLKKKKKGDEDYELTVFYAGGEPIAEEYQAVRQKKHIEKILKGKVSIIFTKS
- a CDS encoding AbgT family transporter translates to MTTNTKDKPSLLTKFLNGVEKIGNKLPDPAVLFFLMCVGLAVITWIVSLFNISVKHPGSGKIIHAKSIISTNGIAMIMNDAIKNFSEFPALGLVLAVMIGVGAAEKTGYFDKLMISVVNKASNKLILPTIILIGILGSLAGDAATVILPPLAAMLFIKIGYHPIAGLTMAYAAAVGGFGANLLIGMQDALVYAFTEPATKIVSDHIKINVAMNWYFIAASVFLVLPVIYFVTTKIVIPHLGKYDESQSTIDESEETSSKVTPVEKKALLWANISFIVLIIALIICCIPESSWLRNAKTGSLIDDSPLINGVGLVILVLFLIPGVIYGVMSKQIKSTKDLGTMISESLGSMGSFILIVFFAAQLLAFLQWSNLGIIVAVYGAKLLQHQNGIVLIIGIIVLSSLINMLIGSASAKWGILAPIFVPMMILVGFHPAFTQMIYRVGDSVTNPITPMMPYMPLLLSYAQKYDKNMKLGSLLSSLMPYTIALSIAWTIFVIIWYLIGIPMGPGGPVKIPK
- a CDS encoding SDR family oxidoreductase, translated to MKRLENKIAVITGASTGIGQASAKALANEGAHVLALDISDELEKTVEAINNSGGKATAYKVDISDDQQVQDFAEKAKAEYGHIDVIFNNAGVDNGAGRIHEYPVEVFDKIMAVDMRGTFLVTKFLLPLMMDQGGSIINTASFSGQAADLYRSGYNAAKGAVINFTKSIAIEYGRENIRANAIAPGTIETPLVDNLAGTSEDEAGKTFRDNQKWVTPLGRLGKPEEVGKLVAFLASDDSSFITGETVRIDGGVMAYTWPGEMLSDDSWKHSVE